A window from Acidimicrobiia bacterium encodes these proteins:
- a CDS encoding ABC transporter ATP-binding protein, producing MSESDPVGPPGAEPCARAVVTRGLTRRFGAVAAVDGVDLDVVAGEVLALLGPSGCGKTTMLRLLAGLERPDAGAVTVAGRTVSGQGAWVPPEKRRIGLVFQDYALFPHLTVERNIAYGLRARGREGRAASRRRVGEVLDLVGLAGYGARHPHELSGGQQQRVALGRALAPSPAIVLLDEPFSNLDAAMRVSVRTEVREILGNAGTTAIIVTHDQEEALSVADRVAVMRSGRLHQVAEPVDLYAHPSDPFVATFVGEADVLPGMSDGERVATVIGSLRPSAVHPAGAVDVVVRPESVKLRLDGSGRGVVRQATYFGHDQLVDVELGDRTSIRSRMGPGRAFEPGDRVSVSITGDVLAFPTDPGASPVPATPEASAVS from the coding sequence ATGTCGGAGAGTGACCCCGTCGGGCCCCCTGGTGCGGAGCCCTGCGCCCGTGCGGTCGTGACCCGCGGTCTCACCCGCCGTTTCGGCGCCGTGGCGGCCGTCGACGGCGTGGATCTCGACGTGGTGGCGGGTGAGGTGCTGGCTCTGCTCGGGCCCTCGGGGTGCGGGAAGACGACCATGCTCCGACTCCTCGCGGGGCTGGAACGCCCCGACGCCGGTGCGGTGACGGTCGCCGGTCGGACGGTGTCGGGGCAGGGGGCGTGGGTGCCCCCCGAGAAGAGGCGCATCGGCCTGGTGTTCCAGGACTACGCACTGTTCCCGCACCTGACCGTGGAACGGAACATCGCCTACGGGCTGAGAGCCCGGGGGCGGGAGGGCAGGGCCGCCTCCCGCCGACGGGTCGGCGAGGTGCTGGATCTCGTGGGGCTGGCAGGATACGGCGCCCGGCATCCGCACGAGCTGTCGGGTGGCCAGCAGCAGCGCGTGGCACTCGGGCGCGCCCTCGCTCCCTCACCCGCCATCGTGCTGCTCGACGAGCCGTTCTCCAACCTCGACGCTGCGATGCGTGTGTCCGTCCGTACCGAGGTGCGTGAGATCCTCGGAAACGCGGGTACGACGGCGATCATCGTCACGCACGACCAGGAGGAGGCATTGAGCGTCGCCGACCGCGTGGCCGTGATGCGCTCGGGTCGGCTCCACCAGGTGGCCGAGCCGGTCGATCTCTACGCACACCCCTCCGACCCGTTCGTGGCCACGTTCGTGGGGGAGGCCGACGTCCTCCCGGGCATGAGCGACGGTGAGCGCGTCGCGACGGTCATCGGGAGCCTGCGACCATCCGCGGTGCACCCGGCGGGTGCTGTCGACGTCGTCGTGCGCCCCGAGTCGGTGAAGCTCCGCCTCGACGGTTCGGGGCGCGGCGTCGTCCGACAGGCCACCTACTTCGGCCACGACCAGCTGGTCGACGTCGAACTCGGCGACCGGACGTCGATCCGCTCCCGCATGGGCCCGGGGCGCGCGTTCGAGCCCGGTGACCGCGTCTCGGTCAGCATCACGGGCGACGTCCTGGCCTTCCCGACCGACCCGGGAGCGTCGCCGGTTCCCGCGACACCGGAGGCCAGCGCTGTCAGTTAG
- a CDS encoding iron ABC transporter substrate-binding protein produces the protein MTSRRPLAVVPALVLALALVTAGCTGSSGDTLTVYSGRTENLIGPLLEQYADDTGVDIDVRYGQSADLALLVEQEGDKSPADVFISQSPGALGFLEAEGRLRELSAETLDLVDADYRDPDGEWVGLSGRVRVLVYNSDAVGEDELPASVFDLVDEEYAGRVGVAPENGSFQDFVSAMREVVGDDETAAWLEGMADNGSPTYANNTAIVEAVARGEVDMGLVNHYYNERARAENPDTPTENHFFPGGDLGTLVLVTGAGIIDTAPHPDDAEDLVAFLLGEGAQQFFAAETYEYPLAAGVEPTVDLPPLSGIEAPPVTLGVLGGDLAATREMISDSGLGAG, from the coding sequence ATGACAAGCCGCCGACCGCTCGCCGTCGTCCCCGCCCTCGTGCTCGCCCTGGCTCTGGTCACCGCAGGGTGCACCGGCTCGTCGGGCGACACCCTGACCGTCTACTCCGGCCGAACGGAGAACCTCATCGGGCCACTGCTCGAGCAGTACGCCGACGACACCGGCGTCGACATCGACGTCCGCTACGGCCAATCGGCCGACCTGGCGCTGCTCGTCGAGCAGGAGGGTGACAAGTCGCCCGCCGACGTCTTCATCTCCCAGAGCCCCGGGGCGCTCGGGTTCCTGGAGGCCGAGGGCCGGCTCCGGGAACTGTCTGCTGAGACACTCGACCTCGTGGACGCCGACTACCGCGACCCCGACGGCGAATGGGTCGGCCTGTCGGGTCGCGTCCGCGTACTCGTCTACAACTCCGACGCGGTCGGCGAGGACGAGCTACCCGCGTCCGTGTTCGATCTGGTCGACGAGGAGTACGCGGGCCGCGTGGGTGTCGCCCCCGAGAACGGGTCGTTCCAGGATTTCGTGTCTGCGATGCGTGAGGTCGTCGGCGACGACGAGACGGCTGCGTGGCTCGAGGGCATGGCCGACAACGGGTCACCCACCTACGCCAACAACACCGCCATCGTGGAGGCCGTGGCCCGCGGTGAGGTCGACATGGGCCTCGTCAACCACTACTACAACGAGCGCGCCCGGGCCGAGAACCCCGACACCCCGACCGAGAACCACTTCTTCCCCGGTGGCGACCTCGGGACGCTCGTGCTCGTCACCGGGGCGGGAATCATCGACACGGCGCCGCATCCCGACGACGCGGAGGACCTGGTGGCGTTCCTTCTCGGGGAGGGCGCCCAGCAGTTCTTCGCCGCCGAGACCTACGAGTACCCGTTGGCCGCGGGTGTCGAGCCCACCGTCGACCTGCCTCCGCTCTCGGGCATCGAGGCCCCGCCCGTCACTCTGGGCGTCCTCGGCGGTGACCTCGCCGCCACGCGGGAGATGATCAGTGACAGCGGTCTCGGCGCCGGCTGA
- a CDS encoding iron ABC transporter permease — protein sequence MTAVSAPAEEPGLPAPPPIGESPSTGTPLVLWVAGTVTAAVFAAPLAYLVWKNVGNAGDYVDVLSEEGAWAPARRSLLLATSVAFTSALLGTLLAWLLVRSDVPGRRVLSVLAALPLVVPSFVGALALLSAFAPGGLFDLGIGRPVGFTGAFVVLTLFTYPYVYLLAAARFASLPPDLEEAARTLGRSPASVFRTVVLPQSRGAIAAGALLVFLYTLSDFGAVSLLRYDTLTTRIFSSRLADQPASLAMSLLLAVMALVVVAAERRVQQRRIATEAVSAGRGAARAPLGVWRYPALVLVVGVLSVALVAPIAVLGQRVVRALADGDLVVGDVLQPAWNTVWISVVAGVVATAVVLPLAYLTTRHRSRLAGAYDVMVVSGFALPGLVIALAMVFWVVNAPLLDSLYLTFPLLVIAYVINFGSQTLRAGQVAVSGVPERLHDAARSLGAGRARRVASIDLPLMRSGLAAGTGLVVLSTMKELPATLLLAPIGFQTLSTRIFDRTESLFYAEAGLAALVLIALSGVLTWLLVIRRMDTLS from the coding sequence GTGACAGCGGTCTCGGCGCCGGCTGAGGAACCGGGCCTGCCGGCTCCGCCACCGATCGGGGAGTCGCCGTCCACGGGCACTCCTCTGGTGCTGTGGGTCGCCGGAACGGTCACCGCCGCGGTCTTCGCGGCACCGCTCGCGTACCTGGTCTGGAAGAACGTCGGGAACGCGGGCGACTACGTCGACGTCCTGTCCGAGGAGGGCGCGTGGGCGCCGGCCCGTCGCTCGCTGCTCCTCGCCACCTCGGTGGCGTTCACGTCGGCACTCCTCGGCACACTGCTCGCCTGGCTGCTCGTGCGCTCCGATGTCCCGGGCCGCCGGGTGTTGAGCGTCCTGGCGGCGCTTCCCCTCGTGGTCCCGAGCTTCGTCGGCGCCCTGGCGCTGCTGTCCGCTTTCGCGCCCGGCGGCCTGTTCGACCTCGGTATCGGCCGGCCCGTCGGCTTCACCGGCGCATTCGTCGTCCTCACCCTGTTCACGTACCCCTACGTCTACCTGCTCGCGGCGGCGCGCTTCGCGTCCCTCCCCCCCGACCTCGAAGAGGCCGCGCGCACGCTCGGCCGGTCACCGGCGTCGGTGTTCCGCACCGTCGTGCTCCCGCAGAGCCGCGGCGCCATTGCCGCGGGGGCGCTGCTCGTGTTCCTCTACACCCTGAGCGACTTCGGGGCGGTGTCGTTGCTCCGCTACGACACCCTCACCACGAGGATCTTCTCGAGCCGGCTCGCCGACCAGCCCGCGTCGCTGGCGATGAGCCTGCTTCTGGCGGTGATGGCGCTCGTCGTGGTGGCGGCGGAGCGCCGGGTGCAGCAACGCCGAATCGCCACGGAAGCCGTGTCGGCCGGCCGGGGCGCGGCGCGTGCCCCGCTGGGTGTGTGGAGGTACCCCGCCCTGGTCCTCGTCGTCGGCGTTCTCTCCGTGGCGCTCGTGGCGCCCATCGCCGTGCTCGGCCAACGGGTCGTGCGCGCGCTCGCCGACGGCGACCTGGTCGTCGGCGACGTGCTCCAGCCGGCCTGGAACACCGTCTGGATCTCGGTCGTGGCCGGGGTCGTGGCGACGGCGGTGGTGCTGCCCCTCGCCTACCTCACGACGCGCCACCGGTCGCGCCTTGCGGGCGCCTACGACGTGATGGTCGTCAGCGGGTTCGCACTCCCGGGCCTCGTCATCGCGCTGGCCATGGTGTTCTGGGTGGTGAACGCCCCGTTGCTCGACTCCCTGTACCTCACGTTCCCCCTCCTGGTCATCGCCTACGTCATCAACTTCGGGTCGCAGACCCTGCGGGCGGGTCAGGTCGCCGTGTCGGGTGTCCCCGAACGGCTGCACGACGCGGCGCGCTCGCTCGGCGCCGGGCGGGCCCGTCGGGTCGCTTCGATCGACCTCCCTCTCATGCGGTCCGGGCTCGCCGCGGGGACGGGGCTCGTGGTCCTGTCGACGATGAAGGAGCTGCCCGCAACGTTGCTGCTGGCGCCCATCGGATTCCAGACGTTGTCGACTCGCATCTTCGACCGCACCGAGAGCCTGTTCTACGCCGAGGCCGGTCTCGCCGCTCTCGTGCTCATCGCCCTCTCGGGCGTCCTCACCTGGCTCCTGGTCATCCGCCGCATGGACACGCTCTCATGA
- the groL gene encoding chaperonin GroEL (60 kDa chaperone family; promotes refolding of misfolded polypeptides especially under stressful conditions; forms two stacked rings of heptamers to form a barrel-shaped 14mer; ends can be capped by GroES; misfolded proteins enter the barrel where they are refolded when GroES binds): MAKQIAFSESGRRALESGMNQLADAVRVTLGPKGRNVVLEKKWGAPTITNDGVSIAKEIELEDPYEKIGAELVKEVAKKTDDVAGDGTTTATVLAWAMIREGLRNVAAGANPMSLKRGIEAAVDVAVDSIKSSSKSVKSDAGAIANVAAISAADSEIGESIAEALEKVGTDGVITVEESQTFGMELDLVEGMRFDKGFISPYFVTDSESMEAVLDDAYVLLVSSKISAVKDVLPVLEKVMQSGKPLVIIAEDVEGEALATLVVNKIRGTFKSVAVKAPGFGERRKAMLEDMAILTGGQVVSEEVGLKLETIDLDMLGTARKVIVNKDETTIVEGAGTKSDVQGRINRIRQEIEDTDSDYDREKLQERLAKLSGGVGIIKVGAATEVELKEKKHRIEDAVQTTKAAVEEGVVPGGGVALLRAQAKAEAAVKDAEGDEATGMAIVAKALEEPLKQIAANAGLEGGVIVEKVRNLKGSNGLNARTGEYEDLVKAGVIDAAKVTRSAVQNAASIAALFLTTEAVVADKPEEEAAAAPDMGGMGDMGGGMGF; this comes from the coding sequence ATGGCCAAGCAGATCGCCTTCAGTGAGTCCGGACGCCGGGCTCTCGAATCCGGCATGAACCAGCTCGCCGACGCCGTGCGCGTCACGCTCGGGCCCAAGGGCCGCAACGTCGTCCTCGAGAAGAAGTGGGGAGCCCCCACGATCACCAACGACGGTGTCTCCATCGCCAAGGAGATCGAGCTCGAGGACCCCTACGAGAAGATCGGCGCCGAGCTCGTCAAGGAGGTCGCCAAGAAGACCGACGACGTCGCCGGTGACGGAACCACCACGGCCACCGTCCTCGCCTGGGCGATGATCCGCGAGGGGCTGCGCAACGTCGCCGCGGGTGCCAACCCGATGTCGCTCAAGCGCGGCATCGAGGCAGCGGTCGACGTGGCCGTCGACTCCATCAAGTCCAGCTCCAAGAGCGTGAAGTCCGACGCCGGCGCCATCGCCAACGTGGCGGCCATCTCGGCGGCCGACTCGGAGATCGGTGAGTCGATCGCCGAGGCGCTCGAGAAGGTCGGCACCGACGGTGTCATCACCGTCGAGGAGAGCCAGACCTTCGGCATGGAGCTCGACCTCGTCGAGGGTATGCGCTTCGACAAGGGCTTCATCTCGCCCTACTTCGTCACCGACTCCGAGAGCATGGAGGCCGTCCTCGACGACGCCTACGTGCTGCTGGTCTCCAGCAAGATCTCGGCGGTCAAGGACGTGCTCCCCGTGCTCGAGAAGGTCATGCAGTCGGGCAAGCCGCTGGTGATCATCGCCGAGGACGTCGAGGGCGAGGCACTCGCCACCCTCGTGGTCAACAAGATCCGCGGCACCTTCAAGTCGGTCGCCGTCAAGGCCCCGGGCTTCGGCGAGCGTCGCAAGGCGATGCTCGAGGACATGGCCATCCTCACGGGTGGGCAGGTCGTCTCCGAGGAGGTCGGCCTCAAGCTGGAGACCATCGATCTCGACATGCTCGGCACCGCCCGCAAGGTGATCGTCAACAAGGACGAGACCACCATCGTGGAGGGCGCCGGCACGAAGTCCGACGTCCAGGGCCGGATCAACCGCATCCGCCAGGAGATCGAGGACACCGACTCCGACTACGACCGCGAGAAGCTCCAGGAGCGCCTCGCCAAGCTGTCGGGTGGTGTCGGGATCATCAAGGTCGGCGCAGCCACCGAGGTGGAGCTCAAGGAGAAGAAGCACCGCATCGAGGACGCCGTGCAGACCACCAAGGCCGCGGTCGAGGAGGGTGTCGTGCCCGGCGGTGGCGTGGCGCTCCTGCGGGCGCAGGCCAAGGCCGAGGCTGCCGTGAAGGACGCCGAGGGCGACGAAGCGACGGGCATGGCCATCGTCGCCAAGGCGCTGGAGGAGCCCCTCAAGCAGATCGCCGCGAACGCCGGCCTCGAGGGCGGTGTCATCGTGGAGAAGGTCCGCAACCTCAAGGGCTCCAACGGCCTCAACGCCCGTACGGGCGAGTACGAGGACCTCGTCAAGGCCGGCGTCATCGACGCCGCCAAGGTGACCCGCTCGGCGGTGCAGAACGCCGCTTCGATCGCCGCGCTGTTCCTCACCACCGAGGCCGTCGTCGCCGACAAGCCCGAGGAGGAGGCCGCCGCGGCCCCCGACATGGGCGGCATGGGCGACATGGGCGGAGGCATGGGCTTCTAG
- a CDS encoding di-heme oxidoredictase family protein, with protein sequence MSAHHRRLFWALVLGTAVLAAVVGACSVIVGDESVQGTDPRLGGDATVQEAGDDAFRTIAPAATPEEKNVAAEGLSVFLYVWTPDFDGGDVDSETASFNEVRDGLGPTSNARDCVSCHIKNGSAPGPEIDGDAHPGLVLRPSLVNDDGTFGIDPRYNQQIQTHALNGVPPEASVGVTWEETEGTYDDGTPYTLRSPVYDIEPNFGDLEDNTVYGVRIAPHMAGTGLLEAIPAEDLEAAADPDDTDGDGISGRVAEIAMPDGEVLPGRFGWKAVKPHAEDQVAAALWFDNGITSRHYPYQNCPVVQVDCLETPDGSDDNGEGPDVEIVDNLFDELVLYVRLLGVPEARFDADGVDRDEIDDGARTFEEIGCASCHSPTQNTGDADSPAFADQTIHPFTDLLLHDLGEGLAEERPEGDASGAEWRTAPLWGIGLRATTSGGEAYLHDGRARTLAEAILWHGGEGQAAADAFRSLDEDQRKALLAYLGAL encoded by the coding sequence ATGTCGGCGCACCATCGTCGCCTCTTCTGGGCTCTCGTTCTCGGGACGGCCGTGTTGGCCGCGGTCGTGGGCGCCTGCTCGGTGATCGTCGGCGACGAGTCTGTCCAGGGCACCGACCCGCGTCTCGGTGGCGACGCCACGGTGCAGGAGGCCGGTGACGATGCGTTCCGCACGATCGCACCCGCAGCAACACCCGAGGAGAAGAACGTTGCGGCCGAGGGCCTCTCGGTGTTCCTCTACGTGTGGACCCCCGACTTCGACGGCGGGGACGTCGACTCGGAGACGGCGAGTTTCAACGAGGTCCGTGACGGCCTCGGCCCCACGTCCAACGCGCGTGACTGCGTGAGCTGTCACATCAAGAACGGCTCCGCCCCCGGACCGGAGATCGACGGAGACGCCCACCCCGGGCTCGTGCTGCGCCCGTCTCTCGTGAACGACGACGGCACGTTCGGGATCGACCCCCGCTACAACCAGCAGATCCAGACCCACGCGCTCAACGGCGTGCCGCCCGAGGCCAGTGTCGGCGTGACCTGGGAGGAGACCGAGGGCACCTACGACGATGGCACGCCCTACACGCTGCGCAGTCCCGTCTACGACATCGAGCCGAACTTCGGAGACCTCGAGGACAACACCGTCTACGGCGTGCGGATCGCTCCGCACATGGCGGGCACCGGGCTCCTCGAGGCCATCCCCGCTGAGGATCTCGAGGCTGCCGCCGATCCCGACGACACGGACGGCGACGGCATCTCGGGGCGTGTCGCGGAGATCGCCATGCCCGACGGTGAGGTCCTGCCCGGTCGGTTCGGATGGAAGGCGGTCAAACCGCACGCCGAGGACCAGGTCGCCGCGGCCCTGTGGTTCGACAACGGCATCACCTCGCGCCACTACCCCTATCAGAACTGCCCCGTCGTGCAGGTGGACTGCCTCGAGACTCCCGACGGCTCGGATGACAACGGCGAGGGCCCCGACGTGGAGATCGTCGACAACCTGTTCGACGAGCTCGTTCTCTACGTGCGCCTCCTCGGTGTCCCCGAGGCCCGCTTCGACGCCGACGGTGTCGACCGCGACGAGATCGACGACGGGGCGAGGACCTTCGAGGAGATCGGCTGCGCGTCGTGCCATTCACCGACGCAGAACACCGGCGACGCCGACTCACCGGCCTTCGCCGACCAGACCATCCACCCGTTCACCGACCTGCTGCTCCACGACCTGGGGGAGGGGCTGGCCGAGGAGCGCCCCGAGGGTGACGCCTCGGGCGCCGAGTGGCGGACGGCGCCGCTGTGGGGGATAGGGCTGCGGGCGACGACCTCGGGGGGCGAGGCGTACCTCCACGACGGCCGGGCCCGAACCCTGGCCGAGGCGATCCTGTGGCACGGCGGGGAGGGTCAGGCCGCGGCCGACGCCTTCCGCTCTCTCGACGAGGACCAGAGGAAAGCCCTCCTCGCTTACCTGGGTGCCTTGTAG